In Vibrio gangliei, a single window of DNA contains:
- the lrp gene encoding leucine-responsive transcriptional regulator Lrp — translation MTDNYKKPSKDLDRIDRNILNELQKDGRISNVELSKRVGLSPTPCLERVRRLERQGYITGYTALLNPQYLDASLLVFVEITLNRGAPDVFEQFNTAVQKLDDIQECHLVSGDFDYLLKTRVSDMGAYRKLLGDTLLRLPGVNDTRTYVVMEEVKQSNQLVIQTR, via the coding sequence ATGACAGATAATTATAAAAAGCCATCAAAGGACTTGGACAGGATTGACCGCAATATTCTAAATGAATTGCAGAAAGATGGTCGAATTTCAAACGTAGAGCTTTCAAAGCGTGTAGGTTTGTCTCCAACGCCATGTTTAGAGCGTGTACGACGCCTTGAACGTCAAGGTTACATTACTGGCTACACCGCACTTTTAAATCCTCAATATCTTGATGCATCATTGTTAGTGTTCGTAGAGATCACGCTTAACCGTGGTGCGCCGGATGTATTTGAGCAATTTAATACTGCAGTACAAAAGCTGGATGATATTCAAGAGTGTCATCTTGTTTCAGGTGATTTTGACTATTTACTTAAAACGCGTGTATCGGATATGGGTGCATATCGCAAGTTACTAGGTGATACGTTATTGCGTCTTCCAGGTGTGAACGACACCCGTACTTACGTAGTTATGGAAGAAGTTAAACAGTCAAATCAACTGGTGATTCAAACTCGATAA
- the serS gene encoding serine--tRNA ligase: MLDSKLFRTELDTTAEKLARRGFTLDVESIRSLEEQRKSLQVKTEDLQALRNSRSKSIGQAKAKGDHEEAERILAEVGTLGADLDAAKTALAELQIQLDEITSAVPNLPDDSVPNGKDEEDNVEVARWGEPKTYDFELKDHVDLGEMGDGLDFASAVKVTGSRFIVMKGQFARLHRAIAQFMLDLHTEQHDYTEMYVPYLVNSDSLFGTGQLPKFSEDLFHTRPLTEQVSDEPLKTLSLIPTAEVPVTNMVRDTITDEADLPIKMTAHTPCFRSEAGSYGRDTRGLIRMHQFDKVELVQIVKPEESMNALEELTGHAEKVLQLLELPYRKVILCTGDMGFGATKTYDLEVWVPAQQTYREISSCSNCGDFQARRMQARFRRKGEKKPELVHTLNGSGLAVGRTMVAILENNQQADGRIEIPQVLRPYMNGLTHIGG, from the coding sequence ATGCTTGATTCTAAATTATTTCGAACAGAGCTGGACACTACAGCTGAAAAACTAGCCCGTCGTGGCTTTACGCTGGATGTCGAAAGCATCCGCAGCCTTGAAGAACAACGTAAGTCGCTACAAGTGAAAACAGAAGACTTACAGGCATTGCGTAACTCCCGTTCGAAATCCATCGGTCAAGCAAAAGCCAAAGGCGATCACGAAGAAGCAGAACGTATTCTTGCGGAAGTAGGAACCTTAGGTGCGGATCTTGATGCAGCAAAAACTGCTTTAGCTGAGCTACAGATTCAACTCGATGAAATTACCTCTGCGGTGCCAAACTTGCCTGATGATTCTGTGCCAAATGGTAAAGATGAAGAAGACAACGTAGAAGTGGCACGTTGGGGCGAACCTAAAACTTATGACTTTGAACTAAAAGATCATGTTGATCTTGGTGAGATGGGTGATGGTTTAGATTTCGCTAGCGCAGTAAAAGTAACGGGTTCTCGTTTCATTGTGATGAAAGGTCAATTTGCGCGTCTTCATCGTGCTATTGCTCAATTTATGCTGGATTTGCACACGGAACAACATGACTATACAGAAATGTACGTACCGTACCTAGTGAATTCAGACAGTTTATTCGGTACCGGTCAGCTACCAAAATTCAGTGAAGATTTATTCCATACACGTCCTCTAACTGAGCAAGTGAGCGATGAACCGCTGAAAACATTGTCACTGATTCCAACAGCGGAAGTTCCAGTGACGAATATGGTTCGTGATACGATCACCGATGAAGCGGATTTACCGATTAAAATGACGGCACATACACCGTGTTTCCGCTCAGAAGCGGGTTCTTACGGTCGTGATACTCGTGGTTTAATTCGTATGCACCAGTTCGATAAAGTCGAATTGGTTCAAATCGTGAAACCAGAAGAATCAATGAATGCACTGGAAGAATTGACTGGTCATGCTGAAAAAGTATTACAACTACTAGAATTGCCATATCGTAAAGTGATTCTATGTACTGGTGATATGGGCTTTGGCGCAACCAAAACTTACGACTTAGAAGTTTGGGTACCTGCGCAACAAACTTACCGTGAGATTTCTTCGTGTTCTAACTGTGGTGATTTCCAAGCACGTCGCATGCAAGCTCGTTTCCGCCGTAAAGGTGAGAAAAAACCTGAGCTTGTTCACACACTAAATGGTTCTGGTTTAGCAGTTGGCCGTACTATGGTGGCGATTTTGGAAAACAACCAACAAGCGGATGGCCGTATCGAGATTCCACAAGTGCTGCGCCCATACATGAACGGTTTAACTCACATCGGTGGTTAA
- a CDS encoding methyltransferase, with the protein MDSNLKQRFRSLDQALLAQQHFWRIEPFHLSEKQQSPWPEHGDLFEFIQTLTAADIEKYKTNNDALISALEPYIPDLQYMWQQCELPSFESRELPNIQHHPNTQHLSVGIPGRKWQQISAMGMAALHITHHHSWLEWCAGKGYLGQWLAQQSFKPVVSFEWQKSLCEAGQDLADKHGLPMTFVQGDALSEQCTSVFEPTQHAVALHACGDLHAHLIQHVCDFKLAGATISPCCYHLIQTDHYQPLSQLGQESQLCLSKHDLRIPLQETVTGGERVSRHRELEMTYRLAFDSLLKHLQQTDEYLPIPSIKKSLLSEGFEFFCHWAIEQKQLNVELPNTLTYWFEQGQTRFLQMERLSLVQQVFRRPLEMWLVCDKALRLQQSGYDVSLSIFCSRDITPRNILIQAIQI; encoded by the coding sequence ATGGATAGTAATCTTAAGCAGCGCTTCAGGTCATTAGATCAAGCGCTGCTGGCTCAGCAACATTTCTGGCGTATCGAGCCTTTTCATTTGAGTGAAAAACAACAATCACCGTGGCCAGAACATGGTGATCTGTTTGAGTTTATACAAACGCTCACTGCGGCTGATATTGAAAAATACAAAACCAATAATGACGCGTTAATATCAGCGTTAGAACCGTATATTCCCGATCTTCAATACATGTGGCAACAATGTGAGTTGCCAAGTTTTGAGTCGCGAGAGCTCCCCAATATTCAACATCACCCTAATACTCAACATCTCAGCGTAGGCATACCTGGTAGAAAGTGGCAGCAAATTAGTGCAATGGGTATGGCGGCTTTACACATAACACATCATCACTCATGGCTTGAATGGTGTGCAGGTAAAGGCTATTTAGGTCAGTGGCTTGCGCAACAATCGTTTAAGCCAGTTGTCAGTTTTGAATGGCAGAAATCGTTGTGTGAAGCGGGGCAAGACTTAGCTGATAAGCATGGTTTGCCGATGACTTTTGTACAAGGTGATGCTCTTTCTGAGCAGTGTACTTCTGTATTTGAACCGACACAACATGCGGTGGCATTGCATGCGTGCGGGGATTTGCATGCTCATCTCATTCAGCATGTGTGCGATTTTAAACTGGCAGGTGCAACGATTTCTCCTTGTTGCTACCACTTAATTCAAACTGATCATTACCAACCATTGTCACAACTTGGGCAAGAATCTCAGCTGTGTTTGTCAAAGCATGATTTGCGGATCCCATTGCAAGAAACCGTTACGGGTGGTGAACGTGTGTCTCGCCATCGCGAGTTGGAAATGACGTATCGTTTAGCTTTTGATTCACTGTTAAAGCACCTTCAGCAAACGGATGAGTATCTACCTATTCCAAGTATAAAAAAGTCGTTACTGAGTGAAGGGTTTGAATTCTTCTGCCATTGGGCCATAGAGCAAAAACAGTTGAATGTTGAGCTACCCAATACACTCACATATTGGTTTGAGCAAGGTCAGACACGGTTTTTACAAATGGAAAGGTTGAGTCTCGTCCAACAAGTGTTTCGTCGGCCGCTGGAAATGTGGCTCGTGTGCGACAAGGCATTGCGTTTACAGCAAAGCGGCTATGATGTCTCCCTCAGCATTTTTTGTTCGCGAGACATCACGCCACGGAATATATTAATTCAAGCGATTCAGATTTAA
- a CDS encoding cytosolic protein, which translates to MFIHHVNDIDWLVITAFEELKTLFIEDAGTIPSSFSTTSELSLIDQAKRTYGYLPTLRGVITDTGTFQSQDNEEDLQPQLACLVEGRGRVFIYHGGFVAFVDDEQTFITRIIE; encoded by the coding sequence ATGTTTATCCACCACGTTAACGATATCGACTGGTTAGTGATTACCGCTTTTGAAGAATTGAAAACCCTGTTTATCGAAGATGCAGGCACAATCCCTTCAAGCTTTTCAACGACCAGCGAGCTAAGCCTGATTGATCAAGCTAAGCGCACTTACGGATATTTACCTACCTTGCGCGGCGTGATAACCGACACAGGTACTTTTCAAAGCCAAGATAATGAAGAAGATTTACAGCCTCAGCTTGCCTGTTTAGTCGAAGGGCGTGGTCGGGTGTTTATCTATCACGGCGGCTTTGTGGCTTTTGTCGATGACGAGCAAACCTTTATTACTCGTATTATTGAGTAA
- a CDS encoding DNA translocase FtsK 4TM domain-containing protein — translation MFKQGKSKTITIIKAKESKAKPRLNGSQRLKECGLILGLLIAILMMVALFSFNPADPSWSQTAWGGSVHNAGGYIGSWLADTLFFTFGVFAYPLPFIILGASWAFFRSRDEGETIDFLLWGTRLLGLVIMLFTSCGLADINFDDIWYFSSGGVIGDVLTSIATPALNILGSTLVFMFLWGAGFTLLTGISWLSIVEHLGQAALRFTQRLFNRVRHSEPTTLSANQFQQAELSQMRVDGIDDDALSLKPLAAEQEQDELGDIPRMSTDNLDVDDEQVGDGEHSNEKEAKKKRFNIHFPRRASKAEKVQATPKVEDNFELSEEDMNDPLFAPTPAPKSEPVAVPSQLRSEPQSLAEQSPLNSDVQLETNTAASEFTRTQDRYQNPNATIAELDQKAVSEDDFVDQDAPEKMSTQGMQTPPAVEMPQQNAAAQQASQVIPVEQDTPVEDDEQGPVLGDLDSILDDEKPSTHAPLSMPTESHTSPTVSAELNVAPESNATDSVTQESTSVVTERTQPESQSGNNPAVSASNAESRVAPHEQAASAQETGESQPQVEATAPKEPKEQADNGATSPQAPESEDQDSAAFQTMVAAAQANALASQNPFLVQNDVNLPVPTSPMPTLELLYHPEKRENNIDREALEEIARLVESKLADYKIEARVVDIFPGPVITRFELDLAPGVKVSRISGLSMDLARSLSAMAVRVVEVIPGKPYVGLELPNMSRETVYLSDVISSEAFQNNKSPTAVVLGQDIAGEAVVADLAKMPHVLVAGTTGSGKSVGVNVMILSMLYKSTPEDVRFIMIDPKMLELSIYEGIPHLLSEVVTDMKDASNALRWCVGEMERRYKLMSAIGVRNLKGYNEKLKMAAEAGHPIHDPLWQPGDSMDEMPPLLEKLPYIVVIVDEFADLIMVVGKKVEELIARLAQKARAAGIHLVLATQRPSVDVITGLIKANIPTRVAFTVSTKTDSRTILDQGGAESLLGMGDMLYLPPGSSHTIRVHGAFASDDDVHAVVNDWKARGKPVYIDEIVHGEPTAESLLPGEQLESEEDVDPLYDQVVEFVTESRRGSVSGVQRRFKIGYNRAARIVEQLEAQGVVSAPGHNGNREVIAPPPIKQFD, via the coding sequence ATTTTCAAGCAAGGCAAGTCGAAAACCATCACAATCATTAAAGCAAAAGAATCTAAGGCGAAACCACGTCTTAATGGTTCACAACGCTTAAAAGAATGTGGCCTGATCCTTGGCCTACTTATCGCTATTTTGATGATGGTTGCGCTTTTCTCATTTAACCCAGCCGATCCTTCCTGGTCTCAAACTGCATGGGGCGGTAGCGTACATAACGCTGGTGGTTATATTGGCTCATGGCTTGCGGACACACTGTTCTTTACTTTTGGTGTTTTTGCCTACCCACTTCCTTTTATTATTCTTGGCGCAAGCTGGGCGTTTTTCCGTTCACGCGATGAAGGCGAAACGATTGATTTTCTCTTATGGGGAACCCGCCTTTTAGGCCTAGTTATCATGCTATTTACCAGTTGTGGATTAGCCGATATCAACTTTGATGATATCTGGTACTTCTCATCTGGTGGTGTTATTGGTGATGTACTCACTTCGATTGCAACGCCAGCATTAAATATTCTCGGTTCCACTTTGGTGTTCATGTTCCTGTGGGGCGCAGGTTTTACGCTATTAACGGGCATTTCTTGGTTGAGCATTGTTGAACACCTTGGCCAGGCGGCATTGCGTTTTACTCAACGTTTATTCAACCGTGTTCGTCATAGTGAGCCAACCACTTTATCAGCCAACCAATTCCAACAAGCCGAATTAAGTCAAATGCGTGTAGATGGAATTGATGACGATGCATTGTCGTTAAAGCCCCTTGCCGCTGAACAAGAACAAGATGAGCTTGGTGATATCCCTCGCATGAGTACCGACAATCTTGATGTGGATGATGAGCAAGTAGGGGATGGTGAACACAGCAATGAAAAAGAAGCGAAGAAGAAACGCTTCAATATTCATTTCCCGCGTCGAGCGAGCAAAGCCGAGAAGGTTCAAGCGACTCCGAAAGTTGAAGATAACTTTGAACTTAGCGAAGAGGACATGAATGATCCTCTGTTTGCGCCGACACCAGCACCTAAATCTGAGCCAGTTGCAGTGCCATCACAGTTACGCTCTGAACCTCAATCACTTGCTGAGCAATCACCATTAAATTCAGACGTTCAGCTGGAGACGAATACCGCCGCTTCTGAATTTACGCGTACACAAGACCGTTATCAAAATCCGAATGCGACGATCGCGGAATTGGATCAGAAAGCAGTATCGGAAGATGATTTTGTCGATCAAGACGCCCCTGAGAAAATGAGTACACAGGGTATGCAAACTCCTCCTGCGGTTGAGATGCCTCAGCAAAATGCTGCAGCGCAACAAGCTAGCCAAGTTATTCCAGTTGAACAAGACACTCCAGTTGAAGATGATGAACAAGGCCCAGTATTAGGCGATCTGGATTCAATTCTTGATGATGAGAAGCCGAGCACTCATGCACCTTTATCAATGCCTACAGAATCACATACTTCTCCGACTGTTTCGGCTGAGTTAAATGTTGCGCCTGAGTCAAATGCAACGGACAGCGTTACGCAAGAGTCAACGTCTGTCGTTACTGAACGCACTCAACCTGAATCACAATCGGGGAATAACCCAGCGGTATCTGCCTCGAATGCTGAGTCTCGAGTTGCACCACATGAACAAGCAGCATCTGCACAAGAAACAGGTGAGTCACAGCCTCAAGTTGAAGCAACAGCACCAAAAGAACCGAAAGAACAGGCAGATAACGGCGCAACGTCACCACAAGCGCCAGAATCCGAAGACCAAGATTCCGCTGCCTTCCAAACGATGGTTGCAGCAGCTCAAGCCAATGCATTGGCTTCACAGAATCCATTCTTGGTACAAAACGATGTGAATTTACCGGTACCGACTTCGCCAATGCCGACATTGGAGCTTTTGTATCACCCTGAAAAGCGTGAGAACAATATTGATCGTGAAGCGCTAGAAGAAATTGCTCGCTTAGTGGAATCAAAATTAGCAGATTACAAAATTGAAGCACGAGTAGTGGATATCTTCCCAGGTCCTGTCATTACTCGTTTTGAATTGGATCTTGCACCCGGTGTTAAAGTAAGCCGCATTTCTGGTTTATCGATGGATTTGGCTCGATCGCTTTCGGCGATGGCTGTTCGCGTGGTGGAAGTGATCCCGGGGAAACCTTATGTTGGTCTTGAATTGCCTAACATGAGCCGTGAAACCGTATACCTTTCGGATGTGATCAGCAGCGAAGCCTTCCAGAATAATAAATCACCAACTGCGGTGGTATTAGGGCAAGATATTGCGGGTGAAGCCGTGGTGGCTGATTTAGCGAAAATGCCTCACGTTCTTGTTGCCGGTACGACGGGTTCAGGTAAATCTGTCGGCGTAAACGTGATGATTCTGAGTATGTTGTATAAATCAACGCCAGAAGATGTTCGATTCATCATGATTGACCCGAAAATGCTCGAATTGTCGATTTATGAAGGTATTCCTCATCTTCTTTCTGAAGTTGTGACGGATATGAAAGATGCCTCGAATGCACTACGTTGGTGTGTTGGAGAGATGGAGCGTCGTTATAAATTGATGTCAGCCATTGGTGTGCGTAACTTAAAAGGTTACAACGAAAAGCTGAAAATGGCAGCAGAAGCAGGGCACCCAATTCACGATCCTTTATGGCAACCAGGTGATAGCATGGATGAAATGCCACCTCTATTGGAAAAATTACCTTATATCGTAGTGATCGTGGATGAGTTTGCTGACCTTATTATGGTGGTTGGTAAAAAAGTGGAAGAGTTGATTGCTCGCCTTGCTCAAAAAGCGCGTGCAGCCGGTATTCACCTTGTCCTAGCGACACAACGTCCATCGGTAGATGTGATCACGGGTTTGATTAAAGCCAACATTCCAACGCGTGTTGCCTTTACGGTATCAACCAAAACCGACTCGCGTACCATTCTTGACCAAGGTGGTGCTGAATCATTATTGGGTATGGGTGATATGCTATATCTACCACCAGGTTCTAGCCATACCATACGTGTTCACGGTGCATTCGCATCGGATGATGATGTCCACGCAGTTGTAAACGATTGGAAAGCGCGTGGTAAGCCAGTTTATATTGATGAAATTGTTCATGGTGAACCAACAGCAGAAAGCTTGTTACCAGGTGAACAGTTAGAAAGTGAAGAAGACGTCGACCCACTTTATGACCAAGTGGTTGAATTTGTAACAGAATCTCGCCGTGGTTCAGTTTCAGGTGTTCAACGTCGTTTCAAAATAGGTTACAACCGTGCGGCAAGGATTGTGGAACAACTTGAAGCGCAAGGTGTCGTAAGTGCACCGGGGCATAACGGAAACCGTGAAGTTATTGCTCCACCACCGATCAAACAATTCGATTAA
- the lolA gene encoding outer membrane lipoprotein chaperone LolA, which translates to MKNWLLVLLFASASVLAAPKDELNTRLTKNDGFSANFTQKVTSPEGEVLLDGQGTADISRPSLFRWKTTSPDETLLVSDGKTVWYYSPFVEQVTILSQEQATAQTPFVLLTRNRASDWANYTVTQSNDTFTLKPAAKDSTVGTFQIKITPQGVVQAFNVIEQDGQQSQFVFTNFTMKKPASSLFSFKVPKGVEVDDQR; encoded by the coding sequence ATGAAAAACTGGTTGCTAGTGTTGTTATTTGCGAGTGCAAGTGTGCTTGCCGCGCCAAAAGATGAATTAAATACCCGCCTAACTAAAAATGATGGGTTCAGTGCTAATTTCACTCAAAAAGTCACTAGCCCTGAAGGTGAAGTGTTACTCGATGGACAAGGGACGGCGGATATTTCTCGTCCTAGCTTATTCCGTTGGAAAACCACGTCGCCGGATGAAACGCTACTCGTTTCCGATGGTAAAACGGTGTGGTATTACAGCCCGTTTGTCGAGCAAGTGACTATTTTGAGTCAAGAACAAGCGACTGCTCAAACACCATTTGTGTTACTAACGCGTAACCGTGCGAGTGATTGGGCGAACTACACGGTGACACAATCAAATGATACGTTTACCTTAAAACCTGCGGCGAAAGACAGCACAGTTGGTACGTTCCAAATTAAAATCACGCCTCAAGGTGTGGTACAAGCGTTTAATGTGATTGAACAAGACGGTCAACAAAGCCAATTTGTGTTCACTAACTTCACGATGAAGAAACCGGCATCTTCACTGTTTAGTTTCAAAGTGCCGAAAGGCGTTGAGGTTGATGATCAGCGTTAA
- the cysB gene encoding HTH-type transcriptional regulator CysB — MKLQQLRYIVEVVNNNLNVSATAENLFTSQPGISKQVRLLEDELGIQIFERSGKHLTQVTPAGQEIVRISQQILSRVESIKAVAGEHTNPECGTLNISTTHTQARYALPDVIKGFTKRYPKVSLHMHQGTPSQMSEAVSKGTANFAIATEALHLYQDAIMLPCYHWNRSIVVPKGHPLTELEQVTIEDLAQYSLVTYVFGFTGRSELDTAFNQAGLQPKIVFTATDADVIKTYVRLGVGVGVFASMAIDKDKDSDLVAIDASHIFGASTTSIGFKRGTFLRSYMFDFMERFAPHLTRPVVEKAIGLKNNQEIEAMFKDIQLPVR; from the coding sequence ATGAAGTTACAGCAGCTGAGATATATTGTTGAAGTCGTTAATAACAATTTGAATGTGTCGGCAACGGCAGAAAATTTATTTACCTCTCAACCAGGGATCAGTAAGCAAGTTCGTTTGTTAGAAGACGAATTGGGGATTCAAATTTTTGAGCGAAGCGGTAAGCACTTGACGCAGGTTACCCCAGCTGGCCAAGAGATCGTGCGTATTTCTCAGCAAATTTTATCGCGTGTTGAGAGTATTAAAGCGGTTGCGGGGGAACATACTAACCCCGAATGCGGTACTTTGAATATTTCTACGACTCATACTCAAGCTCGTTATGCCTTGCCCGATGTGATCAAAGGTTTCACTAAGCGATATCCAAAAGTCTCCCTTCATATGCATCAAGGCACACCAAGCCAAATGTCAGAAGCGGTATCAAAAGGGACGGCAAACTTTGCCATTGCTACGGAAGCACTGCATTTATATCAAGATGCTATTATGCTGCCTTGTTACCATTGGAATCGTTCGATTGTGGTGCCAAAAGGGCATCCTTTGACAGAGCTAGAGCAAGTGACCATTGAAGATCTTGCGCAATATTCTTTAGTGACTTATGTGTTTGGCTTTACCGGTCGTTCGGAATTAGATACCGCCTTTAACCAAGCAGGTCTGCAGCCCAAAATCGTGTTTACTGCAACGGATGCTGATGTCATTAAAACATATGTCCGTTTAGGGGTTGGGGTAGGTGTGTTTGCGAGTATGGCAATCGATAAAGACAAAGACAGCGATTTAGTTGCGATAGATGCAAGCCATATTTTTGGGGCGAGTACCACCAGTATTGGATTTAAACGCGGTACTTTCTTGAGAAGTTATATGTTCGACTTTATGGAACGTTTCGCTCCTCATTTGACTCGCCCTGTAGTAGAAAAAGCGATTGGTTTGAAAAATAATCAAGAAATTGAAGCCATGTTTAAAGACATTCAATTGCCTGTCCGTTAA
- a CDS encoding replication-associated recombination protein A, giving the protein MSNYSLDFSADEDFRPLAARMRPVSIEHYCGQQHILGPNKPLRRALEAGHLHSMILWGPPGTGKTTLAEVAANYANAEVERISAVTSGVKDIRLAIDKAKEHKLSGRKTVLFVDEVHRFNKSQQDAFLPHIEDGTVTFIGATTENPSFELNNALLSRARVYKLTSLNHDDIMAVLRQAIDDPERGLGKIKASFEEQTLERLVDLVNGDARMSLNYLELLYDLAEENAQGEKAITLALLAEVAGEKIARFDNKGDMWYDLISAVHKSIRGSNPDAALYWAARMMTAGCDPLYIVRRLLAIASEDIGNADPRAMQVAISAWDCFTRIGPAEGERAIAQAIVYLACAPKSNAVYTAWKQALTDAHNQPEFDVPLHLRNAPTNLMKDMGYGQEYRYAHDEPGAYAAGENYFPEEMADTRYYFPTNRGLEAKINDKLEYLAELDAKSPQKRYQK; this is encoded by the coding sequence ATGAGTAATTACAGCTTAGATTTCTCTGCTGATGAAGACTTTCGACCACTGGCCGCTCGTATGCGGCCAGTATCGATTGAGCACTACTGCGGTCAGCAACATATTTTAGGCCCGAATAAACCACTTCGTCGTGCGTTAGAGGCCGGTCACTTGCATTCCATGATTCTGTGGGGGCCACCTGGTACAGGCAAAACGACATTAGCTGAAGTGGCTGCTAACTATGCCAATGCCGAAGTGGAGCGTATTTCAGCGGTTACTTCTGGTGTTAAAGATATCCGCTTAGCAATTGATAAAGCCAAAGAGCATAAACTATCTGGCCGAAAAACCGTGCTATTTGTGGATGAGGTGCATCGCTTTAACAAAAGCCAACAAGATGCATTTTTACCTCATATTGAAGATGGCACTGTCACCTTTATTGGCGCAACGACCGAAAACCCCTCATTTGAACTGAACAACGCATTATTATCTCGCGCTCGTGTTTATAAACTTACGTCTCTTAATCACGATGATATTATGGCGGTTTTGCGCCAAGCGATTGATGATCCGGAGCGAGGTTTAGGGAAAATCAAAGCCAGCTTTGAAGAGCAAACTCTTGAACGCTTAGTGGATTTAGTCAATGGTGACGCCCGTATGTCACTGAACTACCTTGAGCTTTTGTACGATCTTGCCGAAGAAAATGCGCAAGGAGAAAAAGCCATTACCTTGGCATTATTAGCGGAGGTGGCTGGCGAGAAAATTGCTCGTTTCGATAATAAAGGCGACATGTGGTACGACTTAATTTCTGCGGTACATAAGTCGATCCGCGGTTCCAATCCAGATGCCGCGTTATATTGGGCAGCGCGAATGATGACGGCAGGATGCGACCCTTTATATATTGTACGGCGTTTATTAGCGATAGCATCAGAAGATATTGGTAATGCCGATCCACGAGCCATGCAAGTTGCGATTTCGGCTTGGGACTGTTTTACTCGGATTGGCCCAGCAGAAGGTGAACGTGCTATTGCACAAGCGATTGTTTATCTTGCATGCGCTCCAAAAAGTAACGCGGTATATACGGCATGGAAGCAAGCGCTAACCGATGCGCATAACCAACCAGAATTTGATGTTCCATTGCATTTACGCAATGCACCGACCAATTTAATGAAAGATATGGGCTATGGGCAAGAATACCGATATGCCCACGATGAACCGGGTGCTTATGCAGCTGGAGAGAATTACTTTCCTGAAGAAATGGCCGATACTCGTTATTATTTCCCCACCAACCGTGGCTTAGAAGCGAAAATTAACGACAAGCTAGAGTATTTGGCTGAATTAGATGCAAAAAGCCCACAAAAGCGCTATCAAAAGTAG
- the ald gene encoding alanine dehydrogenase, which produces MKIGVPKEIKNHEYRVGMIPASVREVVSHGHQVFLESQAGAGIGFSDQDYIAAGASILPTAKEVFSTADMIVKVKEPQSSERALLKEGQILFTYLHLAPDFPQTEDLIQSKAVCIAYETVTDYMGRLPLLAPMSEVAGRMSIQAGAQTLEKSHGGSGLLLSGVPGVMPAKVLILGGGVVGSNAARMAVGLRADVTILDKNTDTLRRLDEEFQGTAKVAYSTQELLDQLISEADVVIGAVLIPGAAAPKLVQREHLKRMKPGSALVDVAIDQGGCFETSKPTTHAEPTYIVDDIVHYCVANMPGAVARTSTFALNNATLPYILKLANKGYRQALLDDPGFLKGLNVIHGHLTIKEVAEGFNLPFMDAKQALS; this is translated from the coding sequence ATGAAAATTGGTGTCCCAAAAGAAATCAAAAATCACGAATATCGTGTCGGTATGATCCCTGCGAGCGTAAGAGAAGTTGTCTCTCACGGTCACCAAGTGTTTCTCGAAAGTCAGGCCGGAGCCGGAATTGGCTTCTCTGACCAAGATTACATCGCCGCAGGCGCGTCCATTCTTCCCACTGCAAAAGAGGTGTTTTCTACTGCAGATATGATTGTTAAGGTTAAAGAACCTCAATCCTCCGAGCGAGCTTTGCTCAAAGAAGGGCAAATATTGTTCACTTATTTGCACCTAGCGCCAGATTTCCCACAAACGGAAGACCTAATCCAGAGCAAAGCCGTCTGTATAGCCTATGAGACTGTAACAGATTATATGGGTCGTCTGCCACTATTAGCTCCAATGTCCGAGGTTGCGGGCAGAATGTCAATACAAGCTGGCGCACAAACTTTAGAAAAATCTCATGGTGGCAGTGGCTTACTCCTCTCAGGTGTACCTGGAGTGATGCCAGCTAAAGTCCTCATTCTCGGTGGCGGGGTCGTGGGTTCCAATGCAGCGAGAATGGCCGTTGGCTTACGCGCAGATGTCACTATCTTAGATAAAAACACCGATACCCTACGCCGCTTAGATGAAGAATTTCAAGGTACAGCTAAAGTCGCTTATTCAACTCAAGAGCTGCTTGATCAGTTAATCAGTGAAGCTGACGTAGTGATTGGCGCTGTACTGATCCCTGGTGCCGCAGCCCCTAAACTTGTTCAACGAGAACATTTGAAACGCATGAAGCCCGGCTCGGCTTTGGTGGATGTCGCCATTGACCAAGGTGGATGTTTTGAAACATCAAAACCCACGACCCATGCTGAACCCACTTATATTGTTGATGATATTGTGCATTACTGCGTAGCAAACATGCCTGGAGCCGTGGCAAGAACGTCCACTTTTGCGCTTAATAATGCCACCCTGCCCTATATTCTCAAACTCGCCAACAAAGGGTATCGACAAGCTTTACTCGATGATCCGGGCTTCTTAAAAGGGCTAAATGTTATTCATGGTCACCTTACTATTAAAGAGGTCGCTGAAGGGTTTAATCTCCCGTTCATGGATGCGAAGCAAGCGTTGAGTTAA